From the genome of Mastacembelus armatus chromosome 21, fMasArm1.2, whole genome shotgun sequence:
AGTCAAGGTTGGAAGCTGGCCTTCACAGCTCAGCTCTTCCTACTTCTTTCTCACAGAAAATCATATAAATTGTCCCTAAAATAATTAAGCCTTCAGTTCTGTCGCTGGCCTATATTTTTTACCAGCTCCTGTCTGATAAACAGCACTGCCAGAGTCAAGGTAATGCAGAGAATAGAACCAGGCTTTGACTCCCTGTCTATTTTTGCCCTGCTCTTCCTTTATCCATCTCTTATACttaataacacatttatttgaattaatCAGGCCCCTTGACTGTGGCTGCTTAGTGTGGATGTTGTATATTGTGCAATAAGGATAAAATACTGTCACacgttttgtgttttgagtCTTTCTTAACCTTTCACATGTGAGCAAAAGGGAACTGCTTTATATTATAGGCTagtctttatatatatatgtgtatatatatatatatatttttttttcaaaaatgacacTTTAAAAGGATGTGTGAGGGGCTCTGaggtgtgcgtgtgcatgtgtatgtgtgtgtgtgtgtgcgcgcgcgcgtgtgagagagagagagagagacagtgaggaaaaacaggaggtggagaaagaggaggtgcCAGAGCCAGGGGAGGCGGGATATGTAGTCAGTCTGAACAAGCTCTCCAAGCTCGGGGACAGACAGGAGCTAATATAAACGTGCTGCCCTTCACTCGGGGCTATCTGAGGctaaaaaaacacagctacCTCTGGCACTGACCCCCGGCGCTtcaaacagagagagggagtcGCTGAGCTCCGGCCCATGTAGAGCGGCCATGGCCACGCTGGAGGGCTGCCGCTGTCGGGGTGCGAGCGGCCGAAGCAACAACAGCATCCTCTACAGCATCCTGAAGAGCAACAGCCTTGGCACCGCCGAGGACCAACACCACCAcccccaacaacaacaacaacagcagcagcagcagcaacaacaaacactgcaaCAATTGCTCCAAAAAaactccacctcctcctccgccCCAGCCTCGCTGCAGGAGCTCCGGCAGCAGGCTTGTTCCTGCGGCTCCACACGGCGCCGCGGTATCCTGCGCTCCCCGCAGGTGACCTGCAAAGCCGCGTCGGCGGTTCTGGTGAAGACGCTGCGGTTCGTGAAAAACGTCCCCTGTTTTCGAGAGTTGCCGGAGGACGACCAGCTGATGCTGATCCGGAGCGGCTGGGCGCCTCTGCTCGTGCTGGGGCTCGCACAAGACCGGGTGGACTTTGAGACCACGGAGACCGTGGAGCCCAGCATGCTGCAGCGCATCCTCACGGGTTTACCGGACAGGCAGAGTGACGGTCTGGACGGCCAGGGCAGGGGGGCAGCCGGGGTCTCTGTGGTGGACATCGAAGCTATCAAAGCTTTCCTGAAGAAGTGCTGGAGTGTAGACATCAGTACTAAGGAATACGCGTATTTGAAAGGAGCTGTGCTGTTCAACCCAGGTAGGTCAGGGTGCACAGGTCACCGTGCAGGATGTTATTATGGGTCAGAACCTCTGGGTTATCTGGAAATGATCAGCCTAATATTTATAGCCTAAAGAGTAAGCTTATTTCTTTAAAGACTGGCGTGTTTTAAGAGTAAAACTGTGAATCACTGAAATTAATCTACCGAAATCTAAACTTTCAGAAGTAGGAACCGGTTCACAGACTAGTATTCACATTATGCTTTGCCTGTCTTTGTCGATGCCAGATCTGGAGGGTTTGCGCTGTCTCCACTACATCCAGTCGCTGCGCCGTGAAGCGCACCAGGCTCTGAACGAGCACGTCAGACTGATCCACCGTGAGGACACGACGCGGTTCGCCAAGCTGCTCATTGCTCTGTCCATGCTGAGAGCCATCAGCCCGCTGGTGGTCGCTCAGCTCTTCTTCAGACCAGTCATTGGCACCGTCAACATCGAGGAGGTGCTTATGGAGATGTTCTACGGGAAGTAGGTCACAGTCCAAAGAGGACCGAGGTGAATTCAGCAGATTCAGCTGCTCCAAGCTCTTACGGCGAAGTGAAAGCAGATGGGGAGGATATTAGGGACTGAATTTACACCTGTTGTATATGGGAGATCTTCAAGGACTGTAAAATGCCCAACACAGGCAatagtgagtgtgtgcatgagaaAATGAAAGCTGGAAATGTGTTGAGGGCGAGAGATGTCATAATAATAgaggaaaaatacaaagcagCTGCTGGAATTCAtaacttatttgtttttatataaactatttttctataataaaaatatgttgtgaTCTGTTTTTTGTTGCAGTGCCAGCTGTCATTACTGACACACTTTCTAGTGGGCCAAGTGTGGAATCAGTTTTAGACAGCATTATGTAGGCCAAGGAGAAATGTCTCCGTACATCAGCTGTGATAACTTCAGTGCACTTACAAGTCTGACGTATATTACCTTGAAAAATCAGTCACACTGATTCATGTCAACTACTGTTTACAGAAGTTGCTGATAAATGTTTATTGCATAATTAGATTGAAATGAGGCCCAGAAAGCGAAGTCTGGTTGTTCACACCAGCTTTTTATGGTCCAGCACAGCAGGTAAGTTGCAGTATTTAACTGTAGACCTGTGACTGGTTCttctaaatattaaataacCTGGTGATATGCCAGGTTAGACCACCAGAGTGCAACAGTCTACTATATACAGCAACTGTGcatccatacacacactcagacagagagaggtgcAGAGATGGTGTAGTAAATGCACCAGTAAACACACCTCAGGTTATGTTCTACCTGTTTCTCCAGCTCTGGGCATTAGAGTGCGGGTTTCTGTAGATGCAGACTAAACTATCCCTGGCAGGACAGATGGAGGACttactgggaaaaaaaaaaaaaaataaaaatctaccTATAACCTGCAGAGGAAAAGACTGCACATAAatactgtagtactgtagtaTTATGGCCTCACCGCGCAGCATTAGGTTCCATTAATTCTCTAGACACAAAGGTGATGAAATACTGTACAACATGAATGTTCAACTTGGACCATGCACCACAACCTTCCTGCTGTTACATTATATATAGTCTAACCAAATGATTTTATACAGCCGACTCCCTGGACACCCAATTCTTGCTTTCAGCAGCTATAATACTTAGTCACTGTTCAAAGGCCAGATGGCCTGTTCCTGTGCCCAGTTCCTCAGGCTTTGCTTTGGTCCACTTTGATAAAGTAACCTGGCTTACCACTTTACATTTAGCTATGTCCTGCTCTGATCACAGATTATTCCCAAGCAGTGGCAACAGAAATACTCCGATTTCCTATTTAAGTAAAAGCAATACCGAAATGTAGAGACACTCTTACATAAGAAATTAATGCATTCAAACGTTTACTTAaggtacatttaaaatataaagagCACTAAAAATTAAAGTACTATGCAGAAGGTGGAGGTACAGGTCATCCATATATTACTAGGTAGCATGTGTTCTTCTGTGGCACCCAAATAAAAGAGGAAGTGAGAATGAGTTAGAAAGCGACAGAGACAGATATACAGCTCATCTGCCGGgaagaaaatgtgagaaaaattTCTCTCTGCCACGGAACCATCGGACCATGAAATGACCTCTTGTTCTTGGCTAGACATTAAACCTGGGAGCTTCAATGACCATATAACAGCATATGGACATTGActggctgtgtgtctgtgggtttaGAGTAGAGGAGACTGCACTgaggaaaaagtcaaataagAGTAGGGTGTTGGTAAGCAACAGTCTCATTAGACTGCTCggtaaaatgaaaaagactgatggtaaaaaaaaaagtatctgcCACATTTCTGCACCTGATGGAGGTGTTTGACAGGGATCTCTCCATTCACCCATCAAACTGTATTTGTATGGCAGGCAGCTTTCACAGTGTTATTTAAGGTGCGCTACACATGACAAGCTGATAATAAGagagaagtaaaaaaataaaaataaaaaaaaacagactaatgCACATggcacatttttacacagatgaaataaaatgaacataaaataattacagCAAAACAGCCAAATAGATTCAAATAAACTTGTTTGGTTTCTCAAACAAATTCATGTAAAGACATTTACAAGAGCAGTGAGGTTTTTAAGTGTGCCTCAAAGTAGACTATTTTTATGTCTGCTATTTTGGACCTATTGAGGACAATAGCCGCCTCATTTCAAATCAATGAGGCCATGTTCAGTTGAAATTCCACTGTAAGGAGGAAAACatacactaaaaaaaaacaaactaaaaactaaaaacatacaCTAATATGATGGTCATATGAGGCCATCACTGACTCTCACACACCTCCTGGTGGTTTGATAAGACACTGCAGGTAAAGactgaaataaacaaaccaccacacaaacagacagacaacgTTGCACATCTGCCACTACGGACTGTGAAGATATTCTTAtttgtgtctgtctcctctACATGTTCCCTCTCAATGGGGCCTATTTTCTCTCCAATTACATTCTTAATTGCACTGGGTAATAAAGAGTCTATTAATCCTGTGTCTGCTAATAAAACTCCAGCTGTCTGGCAGGAGGCCTGCCAACATGGAACAGTCACCAGCT
Proteins encoded in this window:
- the nr0b1 gene encoding nuclear receptor subfamily 0 group B member 1, producing the protein MATLEGCRCRGASGRSNNSILYSILKSNSLGTAEDQHHHPQQQQQQQQQQQQQTLQQLLQKNSTSSSAPASLQELRQQACSCGSTRRRGILRSPQVTCKAASAVLVKTLRFVKNVPCFRELPEDDQLMLIRSGWAPLLVLGLAQDRVDFETTETVEPSMLQRILTGLPDRQSDGLDGQGRGAAGVSVVDIEAIKAFLKKCWSVDISTKEYAYLKGAVLFNPDLEGLRCLHYIQSLRREAHQALNEHVRLIHREDTTRFAKLLIALSMLRAISPLVVAQLFFRPVIGTVNIEEVLMEMFYGK